A window from Drosophila simulans strain w501 chromosome 4, Prin_Dsim_3.1, whole genome shotgun sequence encodes these proteins:
- the LOC6724712 gene encoding zinc finger protein 2 isoform X7, with product MSSSDVETFNGKIVYNLDGSAHIIATDNTNGGGSGSGQNCYGSASNSLKNLSKAKDRRQEEIDIEHPSQYHLEQSENERQEEAVDTRPGFESLGGACHKSSPKIHSFRVVSAQDANSTCQDQIRAFKIQKPILMCFICKLSFGNVKSFSLHANTEHRLNLEELDQQLLNREYSSAIIQRNMDEKPQISFLQPLGNNDASADSNDTEKLQTATEGSDATLPSSPHPVIRNDSELEPENKQETEQNRLLNQDREQESESDQHTSSSKMAAPSAYIPLSSPKVAGKLTVKFGSLNSATAKTNNLSKVSSTSSPPSTYASGEVLSPSTDNISNHKSTHCNQETEPPSSSSSEVEMKIGSMSTSPQTNDSDVPCSGFLQMQHMTTGGAYTPQVSSFHASLAALAANESNDNRVKLITEFLQQQLQQHQSSLFPSPCPDHPDLNGVDCKTCELLDIQQRSKSPSSSHHQFSQSLPQLQIQSQPQQTPHRSPCSNSVTLAVSPSASSVASAGNASTATSSFTIGACSEHINGRPQGVDCARCEMLLNSARLNSGVQMSTRNSCKTLKCPQCNWHYKYQETLEIHMREKHPDGESACGYCLAGQQHPRLARGESYSCGYKPYRCEICNYSTTTKGNLSIHMQSDKHLNNMQELNSSQNMVAAAAAAAVTGKLLLSSSSPQVTAAGSSNSGSGAGSGSSNIVGGTTSLSGSATPSATGANSSNANAGSNTNNAGTKPKPSFRCDICSYDTSVARNLRIHMTSEKHTHNMAVLQNNIKHIQAFNFLQQQQQSGTGNIAGHSSGSFMPEVALADLAYNQALMIQLLHQQQQHQQSANTKLSPSSSPVSTPDQFSFSPKPIKLNHGTGAAMGIGMAMGMGMSHSNEVSGELSGDPHPLTKTEKWPTAFYSCLICDCFSTNNLDDLNQHLLLDRSRQSSSASSEIMVIHNNNYICRLCNYKTNLKANFQLHSKTDKHLQKLNFINHIREGGPRNEYKMQYQQQLAANVVQLKCNCCDFHTNSIQKLGLHTQQMRHDTMRMIFQHLLYIVQQSEMHNKSSGSAEDDPQCACPDEDQQVQLQSSKKLLLCQLCNFTAQNIHEMVQHVKGIRHLQVEQFICLQRRSENQEIPALNEVFKVTEWVMENEDVSFASGLNLARTATNDATDASYAAASSAAAPAIPDVSMFSPTSPSSCATSCDKNLSQIVSPNVNKLGSGVPTTVFKCNLCEYFVQSKSEIASHIETEHSCAESDEFITIPTNTAALQAFQTAVAAAALAAVHQRCAVINPPIQETVDEDKDLDTNVSDAPLGIKQERVEQEVDRTTSMEDIKDLASQATESGAPESPKVAETEVGVQCPLCLENHFREKQYLEDHLTSVHSVTRDGLSRLLLLVDQKALKKESTDIACPTDKAPYANTNAPERAPSPIENTCNVSLIKSTSANPSQSVSLQGLSCQQCEASFKHEEQLLKHAQQNQHFPLQNGEYLCLAASHVSRPCFMSFRTIPAMISHFQDMHISLIISERHVYKYRCKQCSLAFKTQEKLTTHMLYHSMRDATKCSFCQRNFRSTQALQKHMEQAHAEDGTPSTRTNSPQTPMLSTEETNKHLLAESHAGEREVSGSDVSPIELEAHLNKETRHLSPTPMSLDSQSHQQYLATFAALLKQQQCNSDAVGLHPETLSMSTGEMPPQLQGLQNLQHIQQHFGAVAAASGLPINPVDMLNIMQFHHLMSLNFMNLAPPLVFGANAAGNAVSGSSAQNNSITTATATSASGLGDTHLTTGVSSLPVDSGKATAVPPQTQLNANANSQQLASNQKRARTRITDDQLKILRAHFDINNSPSEESIMEMSQKANLPMKVVKHWFRNTLFKERQRNKDSPYNFNNPPSTTLNLEEYERTGQAKVTPLNDTCSVAVTGPMTSSTISLPPSGSTNLSSKENATSKVLAAGKANASGPVTFTATVPVSTPLSRPESTNSSGNISDYIGNNIFFGQLGSKDQILPYSLDGQIKSEPQDDVIGATDFAYQTKQHSNFSFLKQQQDLVDPPEQCLTNQNADTVQDQSLLAGAALASNCQSQQQINIFETKSESGSSDVLSRPPSPNSGAAGNMYGSMNDLINQQLENMGSNMGPPKKMQIVGKTFEKNVAPMVTSGSVSTQFESNSSNSSSSSSSTSGGKRANRTRFTDYQIKVLQEFFENNSYPKDSDLEYLSKLLLLSPRVIVVWFQNARQKQRKIYENQPNNTLFENEETKKQNINYACKKCNLVFQRYYELIRHQKNHCFKEENNKKSAKAQIAAAQIAQNLSSEDSNSSMDIHHVGICPPGSAVVSQTLSTPGSAAPLSGQYTQHSFGALPSPQHLFAKSSSLTDFSPSTTPTPPQRERSNSLDHPQRPPKFDCDKCELKFNQSEKLREHQLLHLMNPGNIFSDASQNSNPEANFGPFGSILQSLQQAAAQQQQLQHQPPPTKKRKYSDCSSNADEMQSLSELEASQKKHEFLYKYFMQNETSQEVKQQFLMQQQQKKLEQGNDCDFELDFLTNFYQQSELKKVSNYDFLLQYYRTHEEAKSSQQHLFSSSKKPTIEFLLQYYQLNESKKFFQLVASPQIIPDVPGYKPSSRMPKSTSDEAPYIGETSLEQATELQREKQDEQLRIDRPSEENELSMNKNKVENINNNNIGIHVGQSNLTATNGIPSVETKDESTQESSLIAIDNENKYLCARSKQKDDKEKSHYLHNLEDFLDATMIENNSQTLTFNDDEKACQKDELTQNSNAIEKRSSVSPVNVSSKQNKRLRTTILPEQLNFLYECYQSESNPSRKMLEEISKKVNLKKRVVQVWFQNSRAKDKKSRNQRHYAHISDDNSYDGSSGKEAYSDLRSNGITVDTDLETNLQDCQLCQVTQVNIRKHAFSVEHISKMKKLLEQTTELYAQSNGSGSEDNDSDREKRFYNLSKAFLFQHVVTNATSHSIHTARQDSDAIAEGNCMLNYDTNGGDSKSHVQHNLPNEVVSEDTRKIAGNQELMQQLFNRNHITGKSFGKIQKSSI from the exons ATGTCCAGTTCTGATGTGGAAACTTTTAATGGGAAAATAGTTTACAATCTTGATGGCAGCGCACACATCATCGCCACAGATAATACCAATGGAGGTGGATCAGGGTCTGGCCAAAATTGTTATGGTTCAGCATCGAATTCACTAAAGAACCTGTCAAAGGCTAAAGATCGAAGGCAGGAAGAGATAGATATAGAACACCCGTCCCAGTATCATCTAGAGCAAAGCGAGAACGAGAGGCAGGAGGAAGCTGTGGATACTCGTCCTGGTTTCGAATCCTTAGGAGGCGCTTGCCACAAATCAAGTCCAAAAATCCATTCCTTTCGTGTGGTGTCCGCACAAGATGCTAACTCAACTTGTCAGGATCAAATCAGAGCATTTAAAATCCAGAAACcaattttaatgtgttttatATGCAAGTTGTCTTTCGGCAACGTTAAGTCCTTTAGCTTGCATGCAAACACTGAACACCGACTCAATTTGGAAGAGCTGGACCAGCAGCTACTTAATCGCGAGTACTCCAGTGCCATTATACAAAGAAATATGGATGAAAAGCCACAGATATCCTTTCTACAGCCCTTGGGTAATAATGACGCCTCTGCTGATAGCAATGATACCGAGAAGCTTCAAACAGCAACTGAGGGCAGTGACGCCACTCTGCCTTCGTCTCCGCACCCAGTTATCAGGAATGACTCTGAACTTGAGCCCGAAAATAAGCAAGAGACTGAGCAGAATCGGCTCCTGAACCAGGACCGGGAGCAAGAGTCTGAATCAGATCAGCACACTAGTAGTAGTAAAATGGCGGCACCTAGTGCATATATCCCATTATCATCGCCCAAAGTAGCGGGAAAATTAACTGTGAAATTTGGTTCCTTAAactcagcaacagcaaagaCTAATAACCTATCAAAAGTTTCCTCAACCAGTTCACCACCATCGACATACGCATCCGGGGAAGTCTTATCACCCAGTACTGATAATATAAGTAACCATAAGTCAACACATTGCAACCAAGAAACAGAGCCACCCTCGTCGTCTTCGTCAGAGGTGGAAATGAAGATTGGCTCTATGTCCACATCACCTCAAACAAATGATTCGGATGTTCCATGCTCAGGTTTTTTGCAAATGCAGCACATGACAACAGGTGGTGCATATACTCCTCAAGTCAGTTCCTTCCATGCATCTTTAGCTGCGCTGGCCGCCAACGAATCAAATGACAACCGGGTTAAGCTGATCACAGAGTTCCttcaacagcagctgcagcaacatcagAGTTCCTTATTTCCAAGCCCATGTCCCGATCACCCCGACCTCAATGGTGTGGACTGCAAAACCTGCGAACTCCTTGACATCCAGCAGCGGTCAAAGTCACCGTCTTCTTCACATCACCAGTTTTCTCAATCTCTTCCCCAGCTGCAAATTCAGTCGCAGCCCCAGCAAACCCCACATCGCTCACCTTGCAGCAACAGTGTTACCCTGGCCGTATCACCAAGCGCCTCCTCGGTGGCCAGCGCTGGAAATGCGTCGACCGCCACATCCAGCTTTACAATCGGCGCCTGTTCCGAGCACATCAATGGTCGTCCCCAAGGAGTAGACTGTGCGCG CTGTGAAATGCTTCTAAACTCGGCTCGATTAAATAGCGGCGTGCAAATGTCCACTCGCAATTCCTGCAAGACTCTTAAATGCCCCCAATGCAATTGGCACTATAAATATCAGGAAACTTTGGAGATCCACATGAGGGAGAAACATCCAGATGGGGAGAGTGCCTGTGGTTATTGCCTTGCAG GACAACAGCATCCTCGGCTGGCACGGGGGGAATCCTACTCTTGCGGTTATAAACCGTATCGCTGTGAAATCTGTAACTACTCCACGACCACCAAGGGTAATCTTTCCATTCATATGCAATCGGACAAACATCTGAACAATATGCAGGAGCTAAACAGCTCTCAAAATATGGTtgcagctgcggctgctgcagcggtGACTGGCAAACTGCTGCTGTCCAGCTCCTCGCCCCAAGTAACCGCTGCAGGTTCATCCAACAGCGGGTCTGGCGCAGGCAGTGGCTCATCCAACATTGTCGGCGGCACCACATCCCTGAGCGGAAGCGCAACGCCTTCCGCAACTGGAGCAAATAGTTCCAATGCCAATGCCGGAAGCAATACAAACAACGCCGGTACCAAGCCAAAGCCTTCATTTCGATGCGACATCTGCAGCTATGATACTTCCGTGGCCCGCAACCTGCGCATACACATGACCAGCGAGAAGCACACCCACAACATGGCAGTGCTTCAGAATAATATCAAGCACATCCAGGCATTTAATTTCttacagcaacagcaacagagcGGCACTGGGAATATTGCTGGCCACAGCTCCGGAAGCTTTATGCCCGAGGTGGCTCTGGCTGATCTCGCGTACAACCAGGCCCTTATGATCCAGCTTCttcaccaacagcaacaacatcagcagtcAGCTAATACCAAACTATCGCCGTCGTCTTCGCCCGTGAGCACTCCTGAtcagttttccttttctccCAAGCCAATAAAGCTCAATCATGGAACAGGAGCTGCCATGGGGATaggaatggcaatgggaatgggaatgagcCACTCAAACGAAGTGTCCGGCGAATTATCAGGGGATCCTCACCCGCtaacaaaaacggaaaaatgGCCCACGGCTTTCTACAGCTGCCTAATCTGCGATTGCTTCAGTACGAACAACCTGGACGATCTGAACCAGCATTTGCTGCTAGATCGATCCCGACAATCCTCCAGCGCATCCTCCGAAATAATGGTTATTCACAATAACAACTATATATGCCGGCTGTGCAACTACAAGACGAATCTCAAGGCAAATTTCCAACTACACAGCAAGACGGACAAGCACTTGCAGAAGCTCAACTTTATCAACCACATCAGAGAGGGCGGTCCCCGGAACGAGTATAAAATGCAGTATCAGCAGCAGCTTGCCGCAAATGTAGTGCAACTTAAGTGCAACTGCTGCGACTTCCACACAAATTCTATCCAGAAGCTGGGTCTGCACACACAACAGATGCGTCACGACACAATGCGAATGATATTTCAGCATTTACTGTACATTGTTCAGCAAAGTGAAATGCACAATAAGTCGTCGGGTTCTGCTGAAGATGATCCTCAATGCGCCTGCCCGGATGAAGATCAGCAAGTGCAGTTGCAGTCGTCCAAAAAACTGCTCCTTTGTCAGCTGTGCAACTTCACCGCTCAGAACATCCATGAAATGGTACAGCATGTGAAAGGAATAAGACACTTGCAAGTCGAGCAATTTATCTGTTTGCAGCGTCGCAGTGAGAACCAAGAAATACCCGCACTGAACGAAGTATTCAAAGTGACGGAATGGGTCATGGAAAACGAAG ATGTTTCTTTCGCATCTGGCCTAAATTTGGCTAGAACCGCAACCAATGATGCAACGGATGCCAGCTATGCTGCGGCATCATCTGCGGCAGCTCCTGCCATTCCGGATGTCAGTATGTTTTCACCAACATCTCCCTCAAGTTGCGCAACATCTTGCGATAAGAATTTGAGTCAAATTGTATCGCCAAACGTAAATAAACTTGGTTCAGGCGTCCCTACAACAGTATTCAAGTGTAATCTCTGCGAATACTTCGTCCAATCTAAAAGCGAAATTGCGTCTCATATTGAGACTGAGCACTCATGTGCTGAGAGTGATGAGTTTATAACTATACCAACCAACACGGCTGCCCTGCAGGCTTTCCAAACAGCtgtggctgcagctgctctaGCTGCCGTGCATCAAAGATGCGCTGTTATAAATCCACCGATACAGGAGACCGTCGACGAAGACAAGGACTTAGATACGAATGTCAGTGACGCTCCTCTGGGCATAAAACAAGAGCGCGTCGAACAGGAAGTTGATCGTACGACATCAATGGAGGATATTAAAGACTTGGCCTCCCAAGCGACAGAATCTGGAGCTCCAGAGTCGCCAAAAGTTGCAGAAACTGAAGTTGGGGTACAGTGTCCGCTTTGCCTCGAGAACCATTTCCGGGAAAAACAGTACTTGGAGGACCATTTAACAAGCGTTCATAGCGTTACAAGAGATGGCCTCTCCCGGCTCTTACTTCTGGTGGATCAGAAAGCTTTGAAAAAAGAGAGCACAGATATAGCATGCCCTACAGACAAAGCTCCATACGCAAATACGAATGCGCCCGAGAGAGCACCATCCCCTATTGAAAACACCTGCAACGTTAGCCTTATCAAATCAACCTCAGCTAACCCAAGCCAGTCAGTGAGCTTGCAAGGACTATCTTGCCAGCAATGTGAGGCAAGCTTCAAGCACGAGGAACAGCTACTTAAGCATGCCCAACAGAATCAGCACTTTCCTTTGCAAAACGGGGAGTATTTGTGTCTTGCAGCCAGCCACGTTAGCCGTCCTTGCTTCATGAGTTTCAGAACCATTCCAGCTATGATCAGCCACTTTCAAGACATGCACATCAGCCTGATTATCTCGGAGCGCCATGTCTACAAGTATCGTTGCAAACAGTGCTCCTTAGCATTTAAAACACAGGAAAAACTTACCACGCATATGCTCTACCATTCGATGCGGGATGCTACAAAGTGCTCCTTTTGCCAACGTAACTTTCGCAGTACACAGGCGCTTCAGAAACACATGGAACAAGCACACGCTGAGGATGGAACCCCATCAACAAGGACAAACAGTCCGCAGACGCCGATGTTAAGTACTGAGGAGACTAACAAGCATCTTTTAGCGGAGTCCCATGCAGGAGAAAGAG AAGTTTCAGGGAGTGATGTCTCGCCAATTGAACTGGAGGCGCACCTAAACAAAGAAACTAGACATTTGTCACCTACTCCAATGTCTCTCGATTCCCAATCACATCAACAATACCTCGCGACTTTCGCTGCTTTGCTCAAACAACAGCAGTGTAACTCAGATGCTGTAGGCCTTCATCCCGAAACGCTGTCTATGTCCACTGGAGAGATGCCCCCTCAATTGCAG gGTCTACAAAATCTTCAGCATATACAACAGCATTTCGGAGCAGTTGCTGCCGCATCGGGTCTTCCAATTAACCCGGTCGATATGCTTAATATAATGCAATTTCACCACTTGATGTCCCTCAACTTCATGAACTTAGCACCGCCCCTAGTATTCGGCGCCAATGCTGCAGGCAATGCAGTATCTGGGTCATCAGCGCAAAATAACAGCATTACAACCGCCACCGCAACATCTGCTTCAGGACTGGGTGATACACATCTTACCACTGGTGTCAGCTCTTTACCGGTAGATTCGGGGAAAGCTACCGCAGTTCCACCTCAAACTCAGCTCAATGCGAACGCAAACTCTCAG CAGCTGGCCAGCAACCAAAAACGAGCTCGAACGCGTATTACAGATGATCAGCTTAAAATATTGCGGGCCCATTTCGATATAAATAATTCGCCAAGCGAAGAGAGCATTATGGAGATGTCTCAGAAAGCAAATCTACCAATGAAG gTGGTTAAACATTGGTTCCGGAACACGCTATTTAAGGAAAGACAACGTAATAAGGACTCTccttataattttaataatccACCATCGACTACTCTGAATTTAGAAGAGTATGAACGTACAGGACAAGCCAAAGTTACCCCTTTAAATGATACTTGTAGCGTCGCAGTAACAGGACCAATGACTTCATCAACTATTTCATTACCACCATCTGGTAGTACCAATTTAAGCTCTAAAGAAAACGCAACTTCAAAAGTACTAGCGGCGGGAAAAGCTAACGCATCAGGGCCTGTTACATTTACTGCAACTGTTCCAGTTTCAACACCGTTATCTCGTCCAGAATCGACGAACTCAAGCGGCAATATATCCGACTATATAggcaataatatatttttcggACAGCTCGGGAGCAAGGACCAGATCTTGCCGTACTCTTTAGACGGGCAAATAAAGTCAGAGCCGCAGGATGATGTGATTGGGGCAACTGATTTTGCATACCAAACAAAGCAGCATTCAAATTTTAGCTTTTTAAAACAGCAACAGGATCTAGTGGATCCCCCAGAACAGTGCTTGACAAATCAAAACGCGGATACGGTACAGGACCAATCCTTGCTAGCGGGTGCGGCTCTTGCATCCAATTGTCAGAGtcaacagcaaataaatatatttgaaactaAATCAGAAAGTGGGAGTTCCGATGTACTGTCACGCCCTCCGTCTCCGAATAGTGGAGCTGCCGGAAATATGTATGGAAGCATGAATGATTTAATAAACCAGCAATTGGAGAATATGGGTAGTAACATGGGAccaccaaaaaaaatgcagatTGTTGGAAAAACGTTTGAAAAGAACGTAGCTCCAATGGTGACCTCAGGCAGTGTTAGTACTCAGTTCGAAAGCAACTCTTCAAACTCTTCGAGCTCCTCATCGTCGACATCAGGTGGCAAGCGAGCTAATCGGACTCGTTTTACAGACTACCAAATAAAGGTTTTGCAGGAGTTCTTCGAGAACAACTCATATCCAAAGGACAGCGATCTCGAGTATTTAAGCAAGCTTTTGTTACTGTCTCCCCGGGTTATAGTAGTTTGGTTTCAAAACGCCAGACAAAAGCAACGTAAGATTTATGAAAACCAGCCGAACAATACCCTGTTTGAAAATGAGGAGacgaaaaagcaaaacattAACTATGCGTGCAAAAAGTGTAACTTGGTATTTCAAAGGTACTACGAGCTAATACGGCATCAGAAAAATCACTGCTTCAAAGAggagaataataaaaagtcTGCCAAGGCACAAATCGCTGCAGCTCAAATCGCGCAGAATTTGAGCTCGGAGGATTCTAATTCTTCCATGGATATACACCATGTCGGAATTTGTCCACCAGGCTCAGCAGTTGTTTCGCAAACCCTGTCAACGCCGGGCTCGGCAGCTCCCCTTTCGGGACAGTACACCCAGCATTCATTTGGCGCACTGCCCTCGCCACAGCATTTGTTTGCAAAGTCTTCTTCGCTTACTGACTTCAGTCCATCCACGACCCCCACGCCGCCGCAACGAGAACGCAGCAACAGTTTAGATCACCCTCAACGACCTCCCAAGTTTGATTGCGACAAATGCGAGCTGAAATTTAACCAATCGGAAAAATTGCGAGAGCATCAACTATTACACCTGATGAATCcaggaaatattttttcagaCGCAAGTCAGAACTCTAACCCTGAAGCCAATTTCGGTCCCTTTGGCAGCATTTTGCAAAGTCTACAACAAGCGGCGgctcaacagcagcagctacagcaTCAACCGCCGCCAACAAAAAAACGGAAATACTCGGACTGCTCTTCCAATGCTGATGAAATGCAGTCCCTGTCGGAGCTTGAGGCTTCACAAAAAAAGCACGAGTTCCTGTACAAGTATTTTATGCAGAATGAAACGAGCCAAGAGGTAAAACAGCAGTTCCtcatgcaacaacaacaaaagaaattagAACAAGGAAACGACTGCGATTTTGAACTTGATTTCCTAACTAACTTCTATCAGCAGAGCGAATTAAAAAAAGTCAGTAACTATGACTTTTTACTACAGTACTATCGCACACATGAAGAGGCAAAATCCAGCCAACAGCATCTATTTAGCTCCAGTAAAAAGCCTACCATCGAGTTTCTACTTCAGTACTACCAACTTAATGAGTCGAAAAAGTTTTTTCAGTTAGTTGCCTCGCCCCAAATAATTCCTGATGTCCCAGGCTACAAGCCATCCTCGCGAATGCCAAAATCCACTTCGGATGAAGCCCCTTATATTGGAGAAACATCATTGGAGCAGGCAACAGAACTACAAAGAGAGAAACAAGATGAACAACTACGCATAGACAGGCCAAGCGAAGAAAACGAGTTATCtatgaacaaaaacaaagtggaaaatattaataacaacaatattGGCATTCATGTGGGCCAAAGCAATTTAACCGCGACGAACGGCATCCCTTCAGTTGAAACAAAAGACGAGAGTACGCAGGAATCATCATTAATTGCGATAGATAATGAAAACAAGTATCTATGCGCGAGATCCAAACAAAAAGATGACAAGGAAAAGTCGCACTACTTACATAATCTTGAGGACTTCCTGGATGCCACAATGATAGAGAACAACTCCCAGACTTTAACATTTAATGATGACGAGAAAGCATGCCAAAAAGATGAACTTACTCAAAATTCCAATGCAATTGAGAAGCGGTCCTCTGTGTCTCCGGTTAACGTTTCATCCAAGCAAAATAAGCGCTTACGAACAACCATCCTTCCGGAGCAATTGAACTTTTTGTATGAATGTTATCAATCCGAATCAAATCCAAGCAGAAAAATGCTTGAAGAGATATCTAAGAAAGTTAACTTAAAGAAACGCGTAGTTCAA gtCTGGTTTCAAAATTCACGggcaaaagacaaaaaatcGCGGAATCAGCGACATTATGCACACATATCTGACGATAATAGCTACGATGGCTCTAGCGGGAAGGAGGCTTATAGCGACCTAAGGTCCAACGGCATAACCGTGGATACGGACCTCGAAACAAATCTACAGGACTGTCAGCTGTGTCAAGTCACCCAAGTCAACATCCGAAAGCATGCTTTTAGTGTCGAGCACATTAGCAAAATGAAGAAATTGCTCGAACAAACCACCGAGCTCTATGCACAGAGCAATGGCAGTGGAAGCGAGGACAACGATTCTGACAGGGAAAAACGATTTTATAACTTATCAAAGGCATTTTTGTTCCAACACGTTGTGACAAACGCGACAAGCCACTCTATTCACACAGCTAGACAAGATTCTGATGCTATTGCCGAAGGGAACTGTATGCTTAACTATGACACTAATGGTGGCGATTCCAAGAGTCATGTCCAGCATAATTTACCTAACGAAGTCGTTTCTGAAGATACGCGAAAAATCGCTGGTAATCAGGAACTTATGCAGCAGCTTTTTAACCGAAACCATATCACCGGTAAGAGTTTCGGAAAGATACAAAAATCATCTATTTGA